Proteins from a genomic interval of Arachis hypogaea cultivar Tifrunner chromosome 10, arahy.Tifrunner.gnm2.J5K5, whole genome shotgun sequence:
- the LOC112715983 gene encoding CBL-interacting serine/threonine-protein kinase 25, whose amino-acid sequence MEECQCHTVFGKYEMGRLLGKGTFAKVYYGKQIATGESVAIKVINKEQVKREGMMEQIKREISVMGLVKHPNIVELKEVMATKTKIFFVMEYVRGGELFAKISKGKLKEDVARKYFQQLISAIDFCHSRGVSHRDLKPENLLLDDDENLKISDFGLSALPEQLRYDGLLHTQCGTPAYVAPEVLRKRGYDGSKADTWSCGVILYVLLAGFLPFRDENLMTMYNKVLRAEFQFPPWFSPEARRLISKIMVADPERRTTIPAIMRSPWFRKGFPVPSALELEEKEKVEEILEDSRTNDKVSSPKFFNAFEFISSMSSGFDLSGLFESKRRSGSMFTSRCSAPAIVAKILAAAKGMRFRVAEVKNFRIKLQGPSEGRKGRLAVTAEVFEVAPEVAIVELSKSAGDTLEYVKFCEEDVRPALKDIVWTWQGDATCNGNLTAGHGGECQQQEVVA is encoded by the coding sequence ATGGAGGAGTGCCAGTGCCACACGGTGTTTGGCAAGTATGAAATGGGGAGGCTTCTCGGGAAAGGCACGTTTGCCAAGGTGTACTACGGGAAGCAAATAGCCACGGGTGAAAGTGTGGCGATTAAGGTGATCAACAAGGAGCAGGTGAAGAGAGAAGGCATGATGGAACAGATCAAGCGCGAGATTTCGGTGATGGGCCTCGTCAAGCACCCGAATATCGTGGAGTTGAAGGAGGTCATGGCCACCAAGACCAAGATCTTCTTCGTCATGGAGTACGTTCGCGGCGGTGAACTCTTCGCTAAGATCTCCAAAGGAAAGCTCAAAGAAGATGTCGCCAGAAAGTACTTCCAGCAATTGATCAGCGCCATTGATTTCTGCCACAGCAGAGGCGTTTCTCACCGCGACCTCAAGCCGGAGAATCTCCTCCTCGACGACGACGAGAATCTTAAGATATCCGATTTCGGACTTTCCGCCTTGCCGGAGCAGTTGCGCTATGACGGCCTTCTCCACACGCAATGCGGAACTCCTGCTTACGTGGCACCGGAGGTGCTCCGTAAGAGAGGCTACGACGGATCCAAGGCTGACACGTGGTCCTGCGGCGTCATCCTCTACGTGCTGCTCGCAGGGTTCCTTCCCTTCCGCGATGAGAATCTCATGACCATGTACAATAAGGTTCTCAGAGCGGAGTTTCAGTTTCCTCCGTGGTTTTCACCGGAAGCGCGAAGGCTAATTTCGAAGATCATGGTGGCGGATCCGGAGAGGAGAACCACCATTCCAGCGATCATGCGATCGCCATGGTTCCGGAAAGGTTTTCCGGTACCTTCCGCGTTGGAATTGGAAGAAAAGGAGAAGGTTGAGGAAATTTTGGAAGATTCGAGAACGAATGACAAGGTTTCGTCGCCGAAATTCTTCAACGCGTTCGAGTTTATCTCGTCGATGTCGTCCGGATTTGATTTGTCTGGACTGTTTGAGAGCAAGAGGAGGAGCGGATCGATGTTCACTTCGCGGTGTTCGGCGCCGGCGATCGTGGCGAAGATCCTTGCAGCGGCGAAGGGGATGAGGTTCAGGGTGGCGGAGGTGAAGAACTTCAGGATAAAGCTGCAGGGGCCATCGGAGGGGAGGAAGGGGAGGCTGGCAGTGACGGCGGAGGTGTTCGAGGTGGCGCCGGAGGTTGCCATCGTGGAGCTCTCGAAATCCGCCGGCGACACCTTGGAGTACGTTAAATTCTGCGAGGAGGACGTTAGGCCCGCATTGAAGGACATTGTTTGGACTTGGCAAGGTGACGCCACGTGTAACGGTAACCTCACCGCTGGTCACGGTGGGGAATGTCAACAGCAAGAGGTCGTTGCGTAA